Below is a window of Onychostoma macrolepis isolate SWU-2019 chromosome 06, ASM1243209v1, whole genome shotgun sequence DNA.
tttaaaaaagaaagagctGCACTCCCATTTATTGTGTTGACTCAGCATGTTTTCAAAAGCAAGACTCAGATTACAGATTCCTTAAAGGCTGGTGACATCTCAAATGTCCATTTAGCTCTCAGATGATATAGTTGCACCATGATCTGAGTTTAAATTGGACATGAAACAGTATTGATGATCAGCTGTGCTTACTGTCTAATTCTACTAACCATATTACAATGGCCGAGACGTCTGTAGGTTTTTATACACAGAAAGTAAGTACTTTGTCTCAAACCtgcatattaaataaaacaaaagtattttCATCATTTGGCCCACTggacatgagaaaaaaaatattgagtgCTTTCATAAAGCAACAAAGGAAGCTAAGTGCAGCCACTGAGAACATTTGTAACAGGACAATGATTCAAATCCTTCAAAGCCTGGTTTATACCCAAATATACTCCATAAAGTTATAATAACTGCTATTGCATCATTTTTGTAGTCCTAATCTAGTTCTTCAGGATGTTGACACTACATTggcatgaaaataaaaattactaacATTATGAAGTACTAGTCCACCTTGTTTAGGTATGGACCAATGCGcaaacacacacgctcacacacacagatttggCGTGAAACAAAATGGACATTGTAGCAATAAGTTGTTAAGTTGTTGAAAGTTTAAACATCACTCCCCATATGCACAAAAATTCCAAGAAAACACACAACTGTCTCTGTATGAGAGGATAGCATACATTCAATCATATAATCTCTGGACTACACAAATTCAGTTACCTAATTTTGCAAAACGATTCTGTGTACAGATATGTTACAGTTTCCATGTAACAAAATTTGAATACTGACGCAGGGATAAAGTGCATGGTCTGCTAAGATAAATCAATGTCCCTCACCACTGGATTACTAAACCAACATGCTGCCATAGCTGTGCTCAGCCTGTGCTGAGTTGGTCTGTTGACACAGAGATCCGTAACGAgtcaaaaatgttttgagagCTCATTGAGGGCCTGAATTCTGCTAATCCAAACCAAAGGTCACTTTAATGAGCCTCAGTAAGAATTAGTTTTTGATATGTCCTCCGCTTGGAATCCCACTAGCAAACAAATGAAGGTTGACGTTCATGCCTGTCAGccatatttacttttttaagtcTGAATTAGCATAATTATGATTGGGCTAATTTGGTATGATTTTGATAGAAGTTTCAGTGTAATATGGGTGGCAGATCATTGGTGCCAGTGGGTGATGAGTGGGCACAGGTGGGCGTCACTGCTGTGCCAGAAGGGCACTCCGATTGGCCTTCATCTTCTCTAGTCTCTTCGTAAGGTGGCTGTTGCTTGCTTCCAGCTCATCGATACGGTCAAGTGAAGACCTCAGCTAAAGAATAAACACAGCACTTGTTACatcacactcttaaaaaatctGTGACTTTgtaaatttcataaaaataattacactaCCTTAATAAAATCTCTGAATGTCACTTAATTGTCAGATACTATTTGAACTGAACTAAGctgggctgcatttcccaaaagcatcgtaagcctaagttgattgtagctccattggtttcaatgggtctatgatgtacttaagcttacgatgcttttagGAAGCGCAGCCCTGGACGataacatcactgaatcaattatgaactgactttaactgaaaaattgCGTGTTtttgtcctcttgcattatcgacacactattttcctgtttaataccgtaaagctgttttgacacaatctgtattgtataaagcgttatataaatacaagtgacttgactttaaatttattttattgaattatttcatttttttaattaaaaaaagaaattagtATTTGactaattttattagtattatatcacttgctcaccaattgATCCTTTGTGATGAATGGGTGCCGTTAAAATGAGAGTTCAcagaacagttcacccaaaaatttaaatgatcccctaatttactcaccctcaagccattctatgtttttttatatatatatatacctttattctttcagacgaacacaaacagagttatattaaatacTCTTCCCAGCTTTGTAATGTCAGTGAATGGTGCCCAGGTTTTTGAAGCTCCAAAAAgcacatccatccatcataaaagcAATCCATATGACTCCAGTGGGTTAATGAATGCCTTCTGAAGCAAAGCAATGAGTTCatgtaagaaaaatatgcaTCGATTTGATTGATCGACTGAAGTCCTGTGGATTACTTGGgcattattatgatgttttttatcagatgtttaaactctcattctgacggcacccattcactgcagatgatccattggtgagcaagtggtgCTCAATGctcaatttctccaaatctgttccgatgaagaaagaaactcatctaTATATTGGATGGCctatagggctgcacgattaatcgaatGTGATAgtcatcttgtcagtaaagccggttctgtgattagtagtaaatctccatcacgtgctttcagatggagcagcatttactacacagagccatagttcactgacaagttACGCAATATCATGTTCATTATCGCAGACAATTTAATCGAAGACGATTTTATCGTTCTTCGATAATGACAGCTGTCTGCGTAGCTTCAGCAGGACGTATTTGGAGTTTCCGTGCGAGAGTGCCCTCTGGCCTTGGGATGGAGATTaactactgatcacagaaccgtgcttcactAACAAGATGTGCATGACTATTGCAGCTTTTGCCTTATCGCGATTGCGATTTCATttcgatttatcgtgcagccctacctgggggtgagtacattttcagcaaatttttatttttgtgtgaactattcttttaacttGTTGAGTTTACTTAGTTTCATTCGTCATGGCACCAAATGtagttattcatttttttaacttaCATTTATTCAATTCATAAGgtatatttaattgatttcacAGCTATAAAATGTACTCAATATTTTTAAGTGTAAGAATGTTGCAGTTGCTGCCAAGTTGTTTGGAATATTAGTgggtttcttttttaataatttagtgTACCTCTCTCTGCAACTTGCGTTTCTCCACTTTTAGCTCATCTTCCACTTTCTCTGCAGCCTCAGCAGACGTCTTATAGCGGCTCACCTGACCCTCCAGCCGAATGATCTGCCACATGACAGAGATTACAGGTTATGCATGAAATAATGCCATTTCCTGTGGAACTGTTTGTACCACAATAGGAACAAAATTAACAGTGCATAAAGGAGGATTAAACTTAAAAAGAGAACATTATGAACTACTGATGATGAAATTGCATGCAAGAGTACTTTGTGCCtttcactgataaaaatgattttgtggtgaagtaaatactacagaaaaatatctcaatttaagcttgtagaatttaaagtttgaatttataagtatattttacttggaattgtttgttatttttacaaatattgtttaagtaaatatcaacgtcatgatcccgttgttcccatcatgcacttgggcatgaataagtaataaggttttttttttttttttttgctgttttcgagatgtatttactctgttttgtgtttgcttttgttgttaggttaagtaacttgctgttttgtgacatctggagttaattttttactcaaaatgacccattcatactcaaacactattcactgattgtcatcgtcattgtgtatcatgtgccaagtattcaggtctctatgttcattcagttaataactaTATTGATTCAACATATTAACAAGCATTCTACTTGTTTACATATAAgcttgtaacttaaccacatgctttataggcctttttttttttttttttccagtgctatgttgtttaagtaaagtttacaaaccgtgactgagtgaagtgtacttgagtattgtagggtaaacttaaaataattaagcagaaattactcatcaaactctacctggccacgttaaattgacttatttcctttactaattttagataacttagttaagtagattttactttaaaaaatatgcgtgcaaaaacttgcaaaataaaaatgaagtacatttaacttcttatttttttcagtgttggaTAGAAAGTGTTAATTATATCAGTGACTTACATTTTGTTCAAGTGCTGTGACTTCTTGTTCAGACTTAACCAGCTTGAATTTCAGGTCACTGATCTGCCTGTTGGCATCTCCTatagaaaaattaaattttaattagatTTGAGAGTTCACATGAAATCTCTACATTACAAACCAGCCTTAATCAAGACTGATGGTGAATGAAATTTAAAGGCGTATCTTACTCTGCAGATCTAAAATATGAGGGTCCAGACCATTCTGTAGGTCATCCTCGTCTGTGCTTCCTGTTTCTTCTGTCCCATTCTTTTGTTTCTGCTCTGCAATGGCTTTATACTTCCGCACCTGCACATTCACAAGCATATTAGTCATGCTAACAAAGTCCTTATGACAGGCATTACAGGTATTTCACAAGATGTTCTCCCAAACTATTAATCATACGCATAACAATGAATCACTTGAAAAGCATGAAATGACAAAACTCACCTGGTCGAGCAAACTCTCTCTTTCTTCCACCAGCTTCCTCAATCTGATCTCTGAAAGTcgcaaatataaaaaatgtacagCACATGAGcctcataatttttttttttttttttttaatcaggcaATGTAACATACAACAAGACTATGTAGgcactaataaaaacaatttcttTTGCAGCACAAAGTATACAAATTGGAGCagtcaatttaatttattacaatgaattataaaacaaaatattaaaaagcatgCAATTAACATGactataaatactgtatatgtctAATGCATGACTGGATTGCAAAATAGATTGCTGTGAAATGATAAGGAAATAAACAATGTATTAATTCCTTaagttatttttatactttaagtCTTATTAAagctttattatttaattaatttaatgatcagcacatcatgtaattaattaaaaatacataaatattaatacaattttatttattattaatatataattgtgTATTAATAGAAAATGttaagaaatattattaatatcatcATTATCAcgattattattacatttgtatgtgtgtttgaacaaaacaatgtttttttttgtatttgcttTTTATTTGTGGTGATTACATTATGACAATTACAGCATTGGTAAACATGAAAAAGTACGCATTCTTTCAAAGCACAATGCATTTAATTGTATATGCATTTTCTGCATATAACACTGCATatacagtcatttttttttttttaaatcaagcttTTTAATTTGAGAATATTGAAAGAATTTGAACAGCTTTTGCATGTCCAAAACGAGTCTTGATCGGTTTCATTTGCATTGAAGAGTAAAAGTACATTTGCAACATTACATCAAAAGATCAAAttattgagaaaaaaagtcaaaacaaCATTATCATAAATATCAGCAAATCAAGATGATTCTGTGAAAAATTAAGACACAAAGCAGCTAAAGATCCTCTTCATCTTAAGCTTGGTGTTGAAGAActtctgtgttttattttctatacTCAGTGCACTCACAGTGACTATTATTTCTTTTATCGGTTCACTGCTATGCATATTTACATCATCCAGCACTAAAAGATCAGCATCCAATGCAACAGCTTCCTCACAACTATCGAGAAAGAACGCTGTGCCCTTGTGCTCTACTGGCATGCTATATGTGTCCTCCATAAACTGTAACTCTGGCTCAGCCTCTGTCTCTTGCTGGTTCCTGAATTGTGCATCATTGTCTCCTGTGGTATTAAAAATATCCACTTCATTAGACTCTGTGGGTTCAAACATAGATCTTTAGAGGTTTTAATGCCAGCATTGATTTCtatgcagttatttttctctgctTGACCGGTCTGTGGTTCATATACTGTAATTTCAGATATTATCTGATTTTAGTGTTTAAATAATTATAGTGGCACATTAGGTGAAGTTTCTGCAGTTGAATCAATGTATCTTTCATCCTCTGGTTTTAACAGCAGTTATaggtttttttgtgatttactgtTTTCTGCATAAAACCATCCTTCATAAGGTAAGcaacattctgtgaaaatgtaaccTTGAAATCTTTAATACTGATATCTTTCATGTCAAAGATTGAAATCATAGTGAAATTAATGGTTGAAATCAAACTTTGATGCttgttatctcataattagattttgagacATTAGCCTGGATCATAGACAGGATCACATTTACTTAATTATCTCTCTTAGGATTTAGATTCCCCTGTGTCTGAATTCCCCCATTTAGAAGAGTTTGTTACAGGTAACTGTACAGTCTCACCATAGTTTTGAGTAATCTTTGACTTGAGATGACGTGCATTTATGAAGCTCTGCCTGCAACATTATTAAGACTGAGATGAAATGCCAGATTGCAAATGCAAACACCTCTTGATTGGATTCAAAGAGTGAATCACAATTACAATTCCATTAAAACAGAAAGACACTTGGATAACTCAGAAAGAATAATTGGATTGATTTTGTTAAGCAAATGGCAGAGCTGATCTTGATTGAATTAAAGGCTGATACGTGGAGAGAGAATTCCAGCAGAGATACCCTCAGATGTGGAACAACAAAattgattttgttgttgttggcaactaaaaatgtaattttttggaTAATATTGAAAATGGAGCAAAGCTAGCAACATTTAATCAAACCAACACGTCATCTAATATTTACAAAGGgcattgggaaaaaaaaaatgttttcatttaatgttaGATCAGTATtacagttttgcatttttatttagtttttaatttttattaattttcattctATCGTTGTTACTTTTAGGGGGTGTTTTTTTCAGAGTTCtcagtgttttaatatttttgtgctgtTAACTGAGTTAATGTTAAGTGGTATAGTTTAAAGATGTTTAATATCATTAATTTTTTCAGCACAGTCTAGTGTTATTGCTGTCTAGTGGTATTTTCATGTTCAATGCAGCTGGATTCTGACTCTAAAATGAATTTGTGGACATTTCATTTTACTTAGTTCTAGAGAAAATGCATTATcatttggttttattattttccatttatgtttttaatttagatatttgatctttatttaatttaacacaaatgttttcattttcgcTTAGTTTTGTCTCATTTACTTTAAGTTTTcactaaatgttttcatttagttttcaCTTTTCTAGCAGCATATTTGTAATGGTttctataattaaataaaacattgcaaATGTGCAGCAACAAAATACCATAAaagcaaaattgtaaaaatgcatatCAGTTGGATACTGTACAAATCAGCTACAATAGCtcatttgtttaaaatgctTGGATtatgagtaaaaaaataaaaaaacaattctggtAACCATTTGTCTTACCTAACATGCTGTCTCCACTCATAGTGGGCGTGTGAGAGTCTTGATTCAATCGGGAGGCTGTTTCCGCCTCAGCATGCCCATCAATCGCCCCGTCTGCTAACTCTCCATTGGCTGTCACCTCAGATCCCAGCATAATGCCATGTTTCTGTGAAAGAATACAATCTTATGTAAATCTCCCACTTATTCCTTTACTTTATTATGGTCCTTTAAAGTCAAAAATAACAATGCTAATGACTGCTATATCTTGGCTGTGATTGCCAGTACTCCTTCTATATCTCTACCTTTAGAGCATCCCTAAGCCGGCAAACCTCGTCCCTGAGTACCTCCCGTTCATCATGGATAATGTCTGAATATTCCTTCTGCCTCTCTAAGGCCTTAATGCCGCCATCCACAAAAGTGAACAATCAAGAAAGGGAAGAACAGAGGAGTAAAGGAAACACGTAAGGTTTGGAAAGACTACAAGGGTCATGTGACAGTATCAAGCATTCAGTTGTTTAAGTTAATAGGTTAATAAGTTAATAAGTATTAAGGGGGAATGAAAAGATTATTaagtgttaaaatataaaagaaagaacagttttaatgtgATATGATTAATGGAAAATGGCCATGGAAGGTTATTGTACCCGGATCTTTTTATCTTTCCATTCCAATGTTTCTTGCAGGTCAGCGATCTCTCTAATATAGTCCGCCTGCTTTCCATGAGACTGTTGGGCTTCCTGAGCCCCGGCCATGAGGGCAAGCAGAGGAAAACACGGATAGGTCAAAGAACATTAAGAGGAAAATGTGAGAGAAGACAACAGAATAACACATAATGCATCTATGTCGGGAAGACAGAGTCAGAAGAACTTTGAATATTCCATCATTTACTGGTGACACTCACCGTCAGCAACTCTTCACTATGCTTCAGTGTTTCCTTCATCTCCTCAAACTGGAACTTCAAGACATTGTGGGCTTGACGCTCTCGCTCGAAGTCCTAACatacattaaaaagaaaaaaacacgcATAAATGAAGTATGCATTAAAATTTTAATCTGAGTTCCTGATTATTAGTAGTCACTATCACAGTTATTTGAACAGTAGTCATTCTATGATTTATGACTGTGTGcatttcagtttatttcttGTATATTAACAATCTACTTATCATTGTGTGATGCTCACATTACTTCTGTGTGTATATTGATTGTTGATATCTTTGTGTGCTCTTATCTGCTAATCaatttattattgaaaccaCCCTAACTGTTTTTCGTAATATAACAGAAAACACTGCCGCATAGTTTAGTTATGATTAGTCTTAACACTTGATTGCACAAAGGGGGTCAAACTGACCCGATGAGAGTGTTCATTTTGGggtattttatctatttattattCTTGTATGTCAAAACTTGTATGTGAGCCTCTGCAGCGATAATAATACATTTCCTGGTCATATGTTCTAAAAAAGataacaaaatcatttttgtttcacTATTCTAATTCTTCATGAAAGGTGCACTTCATATGGAATTTTGACTCACCATTTTTGTCAAAAgttttgctttaatttttttaataattaataaatatactgtatatatactggGTTATGACTATATCAGTTTCATATTTTatgttgaacaaaaataaaacaattatgcaTTGTTTATGCAATTATTCTATAGgatttttcctttaaaaaaggTGATTTCATCATTTGTCAGCCCTTACTCTGCTATTCTCCTCACACTCTCTGCGTTTCTCACACAGAAGTTCCTCCAGCTCCATCAGAGTGTCTTTCAGTGTGTCCACCTGATACATCAGGTTTGTCTTCTCATTGTCCAGTTGAGCATTGGATACCATTGCCTTACGGTATTTCTCCTCCACCTCCACCAGGGAGTCCTGAGAGCAGACAAACAAAAATGAGGAAATTACATACAGACCATGGTCATTATAATACAGTATTATGAATACACTTTCAAAATTACCTTCATTTCCCGTATGGAGGCCTCAGTGTCCGCTGAAATCGAGGTATCGCAGCTTCCTCTTCGTGATAAACCTCCACCAAGGGATGCTAGAGTTGCAGCAGAGAGGGTGGAGGCTGTCCTGGACCCCTGAGGATgtagtttaaatatttacttgGTCTGGTGGATCACTTTGTTGTGGTATTATATTCAGAATCCTAAAAATGATCCTACTCACCTTTTCCAGGAAATCTGACCTTTCCTCCACCTGTGTGAAAAAATTTAATGTGTTCAGTAGAtgctacattaaaaaaaacatccagaTTTCTTATATGTCTAAATTAAATGAGAAATGCCCAGGATCTAAAACAATACTGGGCCATTTAGAGATATCTTCCATGCTTTATCCACTAGAGGGAGCATGGCACAAACAAGATTCATGCTAATTCCTCATGATACTGAAGATTTTAGTGAGAGGAACAGGATATGCAGAGGAGCAAGAGAGCAGGTCAGTTTTTGCCATGGATCTTTATGTGTTACAAAGATGGCAGACGTGGCAGACCTTGAAACTGCAGAACTAAAGCTCGATCGGTGATAGAAAAGGGAAGCTCACCACTGGACTGGCACGGGCTGAACTCGCCCTAGAGGAAGCCCTGGAACTGGAGCCCAAAAAGCCATTGTAGTCTGAAGGCTGACCAGAATGCAGGTATAGAGAAAAATGGGATGAGGAGTAGATGTTAGCAGGAAGACAGCATAAGGGAAAACATATAGGAACTGACAAGTATAACGAAGTTTCAGAAGTGACACAGTctcatatacactaccattcaaaagtagtaagatttttaatgattttgaataaactttcttatgctcaacaaggcttgatcaaaaaatacagtacaaacagaaatattgtgaaattacaatttattatacactctcagaaataaaggtacaaaagctgtcactggggtggtaccttttcaaaaggtacacttttgtacctattaggttcaaatatgtacactttaagtactaatatgtacctttaaggtaccaaaatggaccctttaggtacaaacatgtaccttttgaagaggtaccgccccagtgacagcttttgtacatttatttctgagagtgtactgtaaaatgtaatgtattcctgtgatggcccAGTTGAATTTTCAGgagcatgatccttcagaaattgttgtaacatgctgatttggtgctcaagtaacatttgaaaacaataaatgtctttactgtcacttttgatcaattcaatccATCCCTACTGAAAACAGCATtagtttctttcaaaaaaacttttgaacagtagtgtaaaacCAAGCCCATTCTGTAGGTCAAAACACACATTGACATACACAAAGCGTTAGCGGGTTTCTGTGCGAAGGAGAGTCAGTCTGTCTGACTAGTAAACGACCATACTTTGACCAcacaaaagacagaaagaaattCAATCCAAGATGATTAACCATGCTTTACATACAGTGCACACACCATCAATCCCACTCTCATTACTAGGGGAAAAACAACTCCCAAACTTTCCTCAGAGAAACTTCAAGAcacaaacaaagacacaaacaaCACCTAGTCAAGCCTGTGGTCTGAAAACAGAACCATGCAAGACGCTCAACAAGCCCAGAGTAGCATTGGGTATCAGGTCATGCCGTGGTCAGAGGGATAGGTAAAGATCGGGCCTTACGCCTCTAGCGCTGGAGCCACTGAAACGCCTAGTGGCAGAGTATGAACTCTCTTCATGCAGTGACCCCTGCAGACAGAACAGAACACCTCACACACTCGATATCTCTCAGACATAACCAcgaaaaacacaacaaacactTTAAAAAGACGATAAAGACCCTTAAATGTGACCACCTTAAATGTTCACCACCATGATTTACTTTAAACACATCAAGGACAGGAAATGCTCATTACATACAGAGGAGCGCAAAGAAAGCTTCTTTGTGTGTTTACAGAACGTTAACACATTAGCCATCAACCTTAATGCACTCTGATGTACTCTGAGCACTTATGGAATGACTAAATAAAGAATTGATTGGCACGTTAGATGTTTGAGTAAGAGGCTTTGGAAGCCAGAGACTTGTCAGCACATGTGTAACCAAAGACGTTCTGTGTATCAGGTTACTAAACTGCATGCAGGCCACATGAGGGATTGAACACAGACAACACATGTCCCTAAATCAGAGAgtttaaccaaaaatgaaaattctgttagcATTTTGCTCTGAAGTTTTCCCAAACATAAAGCAAGAGACAGAGATATCGTCTAACAGAATGTCCaagcagctgttttctatttaaattataaacagttagtacatttaaaatattttaactttaatgtaaCATTGAATATCATACTACAGTTCAAATTATAATCAGGTACTTTACACGTCCTTTAATATGTTagtaaacacatcaaaataagtgtatttcaaCGCATGAAAAAAGATTATCAAAGCATGATGTAAAACAAAGCAATGTCAGTTTTCATGTTACAGAGTGCatcttttaaaagtgtgaaacAGTAATCTGAAATTACGTTTTTATATACTAATAatatttgaagtacactacaagaaCACATTCAATATAGTGAAGCGTACTTATTTTTCAAAAGGATggggaaagaaaagaaaatatgtcATTGTATAGAAAAGAAAAGCTTGAACATTCTACTAGAcctctccttttgtgtttcacacacacaaaaaaagaagatCATATGGGTTTCAATGAcaacagaatttccatttttggatgaactatgtCTTTATGTTCATTCGTGCCATGTATTCACCAAAATGAAACAGAGAGAACAAATGATCTGCATGTAAAGTTGCATGCAGATGACAACTGGAAACAAACCCTGTGACTTCTTGAACGGGGGGTTTCACTAAAAAGCGCAGAGGGCTAAAAACAAACAGAGAGAGGAGGAAGATATGCTCATAACGTTGCATTTCAATACTACACGTTCTTCAAGTAAAATAAATCACCTTTCTCCTAAATAAATATcagattttcttttatattacAACACTGAATCCCACCAGATAAAgcacaacattttaaaacaagtttGTAGAGACCACAATAATGACAGCTCACTTTTGAAGCTGCCTTGGTTATGGAAGTATTTTTCCATTCGTTACAGAAATGTAACccttaaatcaaataaatcagCTCCCAGATTAATCACAGCAGTATAATATTTGATTGAAATTTTTCAAACTGTATACTGATCACTCCTCATAACACCCCGTAAAACACTAGAATGTTGTAATCAAATTagtctgcattttaaaatatttactgtaatatttgCATTTGCATGTCATTTAGCTACATTCATGTAAAAAATACACTTCAAAAATTCACCAAAAATAGAACATCATTCAGCCACATCTGACAGTTGTTAATATGCTATGATTTGAGATTCACTAATTATAATTGTGAATTCTATTTATTTAAGGCCACATGTAGTATTGTTACAGCTGAAATACAGAATTTATGCCTTTTTGTCTGCAAAATTTCACTGAAATGTTGCTAATGTGGCTGTACCTTAAGATTTAGTGCTAGTTTCGGTAACATCGATTTCTCTGATTAGTGTATTTCACAGTGCTATTGTTGGTAATGTAGTACTTAAGCATTTAAaacaagtacattttattttatttcacttactTTACTTTAAGATGCTTATAACATCACTTGAATAGATTTTTTTCGAtcataaaaaaatctatttggCTATGGATCTTTTGAATAGGATTTTTACATCCAGAACCTTCCTGTTGTGGTTTATTGACatttgtttgaaaataaatgttcctGTGAAATGACAGGGGAAGGAGGAGCAGTCAAAATGAAGAAAGGGTTATAAGATAAAACAATGAAGAAGATAACTAATTCTAAAGAAAGGAATAAAGATGAATTGTTGGGGATTGTGAAAGGGACAGACCCGTCCATTTTGTAGTCTGGCTGAAGGCAGACTGCTGGTGCTGCTGCAGAGATCTGTGTGGTTGCCCTACGGTAAGCAGAGGAGGACAAAAGGACAATGTGAGAATGagaaatgaagaagaaaaaaacatgaaagcAGCTGAGGTGACAGATTGTCGCACAAGTGTGATTCAGCAAgtctgaatgaatgaaagaggAAAGAAGCAGTGACAGTGCTTTTTGTGCAAAATGCAGTTGCACA
It encodes the following:
- the lrrfip1b gene encoding leucine-rich repeat flightless-interacting protein 2 isoform X5, with the protein product MASQVTGRKRIPNREKLSAEDDALSQIAREAEARLAAKRAARAEAREIRMKELERQQKEEDSERYSRHSRRHTSISDDEERMSVGSRGSLRGNHTDLCSSTSSLPSARLQNGRPSALFSETPRSRSHRGSLHEESSYSATRRFSGSSARGPSDYNGFLGSSSRASSRASSARASPVVEERSDFLEKGSRTASTLSAATLASLGGGLSRRGSCDTSISADTEASIREMKDSLVEVEEKYRKAMVSNAQLDNEKTNLMYQVDTLKDTLMELEELLCEKRRECEENSRDFERERQAHNVLKFQFEEMKETLKHSEELLTEAQQSHGKQADYIREIADLQETLEWKDKKIRALERQKEYSDIIHDEREVLRDEVCRLRDALKKHGIMLGSEVTANGELADGAIDGHAEAETASRLNQDSHTPTMSGDSMLEIRLRKLVEERESLLDQVRKYKAIAEQKQKNGTEETGSTDEDDLQNGLDPHILDLQRDANRQISDLKFKLVKSEQEVTALEQNIIRLEGQVSRYKTSAEAAEKVEDELKVEKRKLQRELRSSLDRIDELEASNSHLTKRLEKMKANRSALLAQQ
- the lrrfip1b gene encoding leucine-rich repeat flightless-interacting protein 2 isoform X11; translation: MASQVTGRKRIPNREKLSAEDDALSQIAREAEARLAAKRAARAEAREIRMKELERQQKEIYQAQKKYYGLDSKWGHIEQWMEDSERYSRHSRRHTSISDDEERMSVGSRGSLRGNHTDLCSSTSSLPSARLQNGRVEERSDFLEKGSRTASTLSAATLASLGGGLSRRGSCDTSISADTEASIREMKDSLVEVEEKYRKAMVSNAQLDNEKTNLMYQVDTLKDTLMELEELLCEKRRECEENSRDFERERQAHNVLKFQFEEMKETLKHSEELLTEAQQSHGKQADYIREIADLQETLEWKDKKIRALERQKEYSDIIHDEREVLRDEVCRLRDALKKHGIMLGSEVTANGELADGAIDGHAEAETASRLNQDSHTPTMSGDSMLEIRLRKLVEERESLLDQVRKYKAIAEQKQKNGTEETGSTDEDDLQNGLDPHILDLQRDANRQISDLKFKLVKSEQEVTALEQNIIRLEGQVSRYKTSAEAAEKVEDELKVEKRKLQRELRSSLDRIDELEASNSHLTKRLEKMKANRSALLAQQ
- the lrrfip1b gene encoding leucine-rich repeat flightless-interacting protein 2 isoform X8, whose translation is MASQVTGRKRIPNREKLSAEDDALSQIAREAEARLAAKRAARAEAREIRMKELERQQKEISDDEERMSVGSRGSLRGNHTDLCSSTSSLPSARLQNGRPSALFSETPRSRSHRGSLHEESSYSATRRFSGSSARGPSDYNGFLGSSSRASSRASSARASPVVEERSDFLEKGSRTASTLSAATLASLGGGLSRRGSCDTSISADTEASIREMKDSLVEVEEKYRKAMVSNAQLDNEKTNLMYQVDTLKDTLMELEELLCEKRRECEENSRDFERERQAHNVLKFQFEEMKETLKHSEELLTEAQQSHGKQADYIREIADLQETLEWKDKKIRALERQKEYSDIIHDEREVLRDEVCRLRDALKKHGIMLGSEVTANGELADGAIDGHAEAETASRLNQDSHTPTMSGDSMLEIRLRKLVEERESLLDQVRKYKAIAEQKQKNGTEETGSTDEDDLQNGLDPHILDLQRDANRQISDLKFKLVKSEQEVTALEQNIIRLEGQVSRYKTSAEAAEKVEDELKVEKRKLQRELRSSLDRIDELEASNSHLTKRLEKMKANRSALLAQQ